The Rhodothermaceae bacterium genome contains the following window.
ATCCAACGCCTGATCTACGGCTGCACCTGGCCACTGCGTACTCAACATGCACACAGGCACACCTTTCTGGATGTATTCCAAGATAACTCCAAGCGTTTGCCTACTGGTTTCAAGACAAATTCCTATACCATGGAAAGAGTCATCTATGAAGCGCTTAGGTGGATTATGCAACGGGCTTGATTTTGTGGTCATTATTGACTTTTGTCACTCCTGTTCTATTTCAAAACGCAGTTGATTGAATCTGTTGACAAGAAGATCAAGTCAAGGAAATATCTCCAAAGTTAAAGTGTAAAGATCACGTGGGAATACAAGTTAATGGTTTGACGGTAGGACAATCGCGAACCAAGCATGAAATACCCAACGACGCGGTTCATCACTTCACGTATTGTCTATGTATGACTCAACACTCCCCTTACGCCTTCGACCTTAGGGTGCAGTGCCTCTTCGGAGGCCCTTGCTTCTTAATGAAAGTTCATGAAAACTTTCATCTATGTAGACGGGAATCAACCTCTATTACAGACCCCTAAAGAGCACATCGTTCGTGTAGTTTGATATGTTGCTCTAATTTTGGACTATATCGCAGCCACATCAGGGGATGCCAATTATAAAGTAAGCAGAGCATGCTATTTTCCTCTGAATTTTTGGGATTGCACAGGTCATCTAATCGGTTGCTCAATTAAAAGCCACTCTTAGTGATCTCAGCATTGAAAAGGTATCCATATGCCCAACATTGAATTGTTTACAGGCATCTGGAATTTTCACGATATTCTTGGATAGCGGTGCAGACTTTTCATTTGTCACAAGGATTGCATCATGAACATGTGCGAATGCAACTAGCCACGCATCAGCAGAGCTCGCGAATATTGCTTGGGCTTGATCTGAGTAGGTTGGATGATCTTGAGCCCAATTTACAATCCTCTTGTATGCCAGAATCACTTCAGTGGAGTTTTCTTCCAGAAAGAAGCTGCACGGAAGCTCATTCTTCACCCATTGGAGTAGCTCATCTGTATCATTTCCCTGGTATAGTAGGACGGCCGTCAGATAAGGCTACGGGGCGCTATGTATTTC
Protein-coding sequences here:
- a CDS encoding DUF4411 family protein yields the protein MTAVLLYQGNDTDELLQWVKNELPCSFFLEENSTEVILAYKRIVNWAQDHPTYSDQAQAIFASSADAWLVAFAHVHDAILVTNEKSAPLSKNIVKIPDACKQFNVGHMDTFSMLRSLRVAFN